The genomic region taagATACGTATGTTTATACGAGTGTGAGTACGTATGTGTTTTAAGTTAGTTTTGGTCAGTCGAATTAACTACAGTTACTTGTATGGACAATTATGCCGCCGCCCATGTGGTAATGTGGTTCCAGCAGTAGGTAGCAAAATCTACGACAAGACTGATCAGTATAACTTGTGTTGTTTTCTAACTAAACCGAATGATGATACCAGTAACGTTaggttgttttcatttgtttgttccgACACGCACGCTGCTAGTCTAGTTCAGAGTGTTAGCTAACACATGCTGTTTCGCCTTTTTTACACTGTTCAAGCATGTTGAAATGTGTATAGCTTCAGTACGTAGCAAAAGCTTTACATCTAGTGTTTTCTTACAAAACTAACGTTGTATATAGgttgtttaaatgattttgtttgtcTGAACAAGTAGCTGCTAGTCCAGTATCTAGAGTGGCTAGCAATTGTTAGCTAACACATGCTGTTGTGCCTTTGTTACAGTAACTTACACACTGAGGTTAAGCAATGTTGCTAGTTACATTACATGTAGAAATGTAACTAGCTACAGTAGGTATCCAAAGCTTTACAtctagaaagacttcagtataactTAAATTATTTGGTGTTTTCTAACAAAGCAGAATGAtggttgtttaaattattttgtttgtcaGATCAAAGTATGCTGCTAGTTCAGTTCACAATGTAGCTACGTGACTAGCAAGTGTTAGCTAGCACGTGCTGTTGCTACTGTACTTCTAGGATTTAAGGGGATTATGATGAGTTATTTATCTGAAGTGCTGTACTTTTTATGTTTGAGGACAGTGCTGTTCACTTGAATCACTACACTGAatgagtacattttattttttaacaatttcacTGTTCCACGTTtggctgatcttttttttttttttttttctacagcatAGCTACTGTATATTCCTAACGTTAACAATGTGGTTTTGTTCACATTTTCTTGCAGATACCTTGACCGGAGCATAACTGGTTAACTTCACACAAGAGACCTACTGTTGGACAATCGTTTTGGCTTTAAAGGTAAATGCATTGTTAGTTACAATGTCTAGTTACTGGGCCAAAAGGAGACGAATATTGAAAGGAGTTGAGAGGGACAAACAGGAAATTGCAGCTGCAAACGATGCTCTACTTGCTGTTATTCCTGACTTTGACCAAGTAAATCCTCCTGTAAATGAACATCAACATGGAATGGCTTCAACAAGCCATGGACAAACTGTAACCCCTGAAGCACAGGAAATAACTGTTGATGAGGTGTATGAACCTAGTGAAATTTTTTCCTCAAGCACAGAAGAtagtgaggaggaagaggattgCCTAAGGACACAATTGGCAGGGTGGGCTATTGACAACATGATCCCCCATGTGGCACTGGGTAAGCTTTTAACCATTTTGTCCAAGGATCATCCAACCCTTCCTAAAGACCCAAGAACTCTTCTGAAAACAGTGACTTGTGTTAAAACAACAGAACTCTCAGGTGTTGTATACCATCACTCTGGAATTGAAAGTGGAATACTATCGCAGTTTTTAGTGTCTCCTGAATTGCAGAAGTTGACGTCAGTTTCAATGCAAGTTAATGTTGATGGACTTCCACTTTTCAAAAGCTCAAATGCCCAGTTCTGGCCAGTTCTTGGTTTAATTGAGCAATACGTGTGTAATGTCCAACAAAACAAACTTCCATTTGTCATTGGTCTCTATTATGGGAAGAAGAAGCCAAGCAGCCTTCACTTTTTGAATCCTTTTGTAGAAGAGGCACAGCGACTTGAAGCGGAAGGAGTTCTGTTTGAAAGGAGAGCACTTCCTttcaaaatatcaacatttatctGTGACGCCCCTGCTCGTGCACTTGTTCGAAATGTGAAAGGTCACAGTGGATATTATGGGTGTGACAAGTGTGTTCAAAAGGGGGTCCACTACGAGAACAGGATGACCTTTCCTCAAACAGATTCTGCTCCAAGATTAGACCATGCAGTCCGTGATGAACTTTCTGATGACAGTCATCAGTGTGGAGAAACGCCATTGGCATTGTTGTCTGTTGGTTTGGTCACCCAGTTCCCACTGGATTATATGCATCTGGTATGCCTTGGAGTGACAAGAAAGTTGTTGCATCTTTGGCTAAAGGGACGGCGGCTGACAAGATTTTCGCCCAGCATGGTAAAAGAGCTCTCCAGAGTACTCCTGACCTTCACACCTCATGTTCCGTGCGAGTTCAACAGGAAGCAACGATCCATGGAAGATGTTGAGCGTTGGAAAGCTACAGAATTCAGGCAGTTCCTCTTGTACACTGGACCAGTCAGCTTAAAAGGCCTTGTACCAACTCAAGTGTACAACAACTTCATGCTGCTTTCAGTTGGCATCACCATCCTACTGAATGTGTCCCTGTGTGCTGACCTAGCAGACTATGCACACAGAATATTGGTTCTCTTTGTTGATCACTGCAGCAAGCTTTATGGAAAAGAACATGTGACATACAACATGCATGGATTGGTGCACCTGAGCCAAGATGCCAAAAAGTATGGCGTCCTTGATAACATATCATGCTTCCCATTTGAAAACTTCCTTGGGTGTCTGAAGAAACTGTTGCGCAAGCCTGCACAACCACTGGAGCAGGTTGTTCGCCGATTGTCAGAGAGAAGTCAGCACAGAAGAACAAACATCTCCAAAACAAGGTCCTTGAGAGAGCACAACCATGGACCACTTCTCAACGGTCTTTCTGTGAAAAAGCAGTATGAGGAGTGTTACTTTCAAGACTTTGTTGTGAAACGTTCAGAGGGAGACAACTGTGTCCTGTTGGAAAATAAAGACATAGTTGTTATACAGAATGTCGTCGTTGATGAAATGGACAACACTTTGCTCATCTACAAGAGGTTCCGGAACATGGTCGATTTCTTCACTTACCCTGTGGAATCTTCCAAGCTAGGCATTTTTCATTTATCTGGCCTGTCAGATACACTCCGCTTTACCCATATAGCAAATGTGCAGAAGAAATATTATCTTCTTCCTTGCCTGGATGGAAAGGCTGGTTTTCCGTTGATCCACTTGTAAAAATGACTGCTTTTTTTGAAGGGgtgagaatttaatttattttgcctGGAAATTAATCAATTTTTACTTTATGCACGTTTTTCTTCTATTTTAGATGCTGTTTGCCATTGTTCAGTTTATTGATGAGGAGGATCAGCCATTTGCAGTGGTTCCGCAAGTGTGGCTCAGCGAGGGCATGTGCTATTGGCCCCCATTTAACCTCCGCAAAAAAGACAAAGGCAACAATTTAGCCATCCGCTGCACGCCTCCACACAGCACCTGGGAGAAACATCATTTTAAGTTTATGAAGGGAGCAGGTAAATGGTTCTGACTTATGCATTTGATTTTCCTGCATTTCATCTGTGtattttctttgtctgtttaTGGTGGATAACTGACTTTCATTCATTATTCCCTGCTCTAGAATGTTGGCAAGAGGCGATGAGATATTTGGTGCGCTTCCAAACAGGTTCTAGCGTTGAAACGACGGACGATgacaagaagagaaagagaaagagaatctCAAATTCCAAGTACAGACCCCAGGCCTCTTCTGATGAAGAGGAGTCTAGTCTTCCAGATGCACCAGCAGTGCTGTCGTTTGGACAACCTCTTTTGAGCTTTGAAAACATTGTTCCTGGTAACAAGGTTTCAGTGCTGCCCGATGCTCCAGAAGTTGCATCGATTCCAGAAAACCAGGAAAATGTTGTGCCATCTGTAGACTTCAGAGGTGGTATGTAAAATTGCTGTGATGCTTGATTTGTGATCCTGCCACTAAACTATACCCTTTGTTagattttcaaatttctgtttcCTCTTTCTCAGAACCAGGTTTCTCCCCAGAAATTCAGACTCCACTTCACAGAGCCAAGAGTTTGAGTACAAGTAAGTGATGTTATTTGTGACGTTTTTTTGTCTTGGAAACTATTGCTTCTATTTAAGATAAGGAATCCTTTAATCataatctgtttttcattaggACACTTGACTGGTTACTCGCCGCAGCAGTTTCTGGATGAAAGGTGTCGAGGTGTGTTGTACATTCCATTAGCATTGCACAGTTCAATTATAGTTTCATTACTGAATATGCAATACTCTGCACTGAAGTTAAAGCTGTTATGTTTGCTCTTCCAGCTCGTCAAGTACTAAGCTTTACACCCCCAGCAGCAAATTTACCCTGGCAGCATATGGGTGAAAACGCTGGAGGTATGTAATATGTTGCGCTAAACTAAGTGTTCCATTTTAAGTCCAATTCATTAAATGTATGCAATAACTTCAAACATATTTTTACGTCAATGATTATCAATAGGAGAAAGTCATCGCTCTGTAATTGGCCCTTGGACTCCCCTGGCATCTCGTGTACAGCATGAAGTTTTCAGCTATGAAGGTATATTTTAGGCCTATGTCTTAGTGTCcagtgttttaaaagtattgaaaatagtgcctttaggtgtttttttttttgttgttgttttgttttttaatgtagattTCCAGAGACTCCAGAATGAAAAACAAGCCGTGATGGAGGAGAACCAAGCCCttagggaggagaaccaagctctgagggaggagaaccaagctctgagggaggagaaccaagctctGAGGGAAAGCACTGCACGAGCAGGTAAGAACATGCACAAAAAAGTCAAACTTAGGAAAGAGTATGTGATGTATGTACAAAATTACCATATGCCTTTCATTTTGTAGCTTCGGATGACAGCGGCTCACTTCAAGAGCAGGTGAAGCAAGTTGGGACAATGTTGAAGACGTTTGCTCGCACTGGGCAATCAGGTACAACTTGCAAACAACACCTGTGGTTGTTGGTTTAATTCCCACTGGGGCCACCTATACATGTAGTAGACCTAGATATAAATGTCATAGTTTAGTAGTTGAGGGACCAGGactgactattattttatttaaccccTGTAGGTGCAGATCAGACCTTAATGCTGCGACGTCTTGGAGAGTTTGGCGATGTTGTGCGTAGCATGGACAACAAAATGGACACTATGCTGCAACATTTCAGTGCCAATGTGTCTGTTGGAGAGTTATCCCTGCCAGGGGATCTGTTACTCCCCCTAGACACCCAGGAAGATTTGGCGTTGCTTGACAACAGTTTGAGGCAGGATAAAGAGCTCCAGGAACGATTTGTAAGTGTGCTGATTTCGTTTATAACTCCATAGGGTAATGTAAAAAGTAGAATTAAGATTGTACACTGCATATTCTACAATCTGAATCCATAGCctgtcacattttatatttatgtatgataagcttcagagaaatgtaatttgtaacactttttttggattttcagcTTCGGTTTTTGGCAATCAAATGTGGGAGGGACCTAAAGACAACCGTCTGGCGGatgcttcaaagtatcttctctaATCACCTTTCCATCAATACAACCTGGACTGGAGTTggggataaagcatgttttagagACACGTTCCTGAAGACCATTGTTCAAAGTAagttggatgtaaaaaaaaaaaaaagtttagtagaTGTGTATGGCATTATGCCATTCAAATGGAATGACAGATCTGTATTTTCTACAGGAGCCATCCGGAAGAACCCGGCAACACAGGATGCCACTGATGAAGCCATCCAGGTTAACGTTACGCGTTACCTGAAAGGAGCATCTGACCGTGAAGGCGGAAAAAGGCGCCGCACAGCTGAGAGGGACCCACAGCCGACCCCTTAAACCTAGGCTGACTACTGACATCCCAGCATCACTGACAACTGGAACCCTTTCTTTATCCTGCAGTCAGTAACATCAAGACCCCTAAAGAAGCCAGAAGTGTCAGACTGCACTCCCCAATCCACACTGTTCACTGTGGATATTATCATAGTGCTTAacttattatattgttaaatatagctTGTAAATCCTTGTGCCACAGGTCAGCATTGCAGTTATATCTGTTCTACTACTTTTTTTAcctcagtattttttatatatatttgaagatgtTTATCACAGATACAAGAGACATCTTGTACCCCAGGTCAGCAATGCCATTATAATGGTCTATTCTACTCCAGAgctttattctaaattattaccACTTATCTTATTGTTAGAAATGGCTTGTAAATGTGATGTTATACCTGAATTTTTTTTGGtgtcctgcacattctttggtacCAGATATACTCATTACTTATGTTTACTGGTAATTCTTTTCATGCCAGAGCTGACctctttatattattaacaattattgtaAGTGTTATAATTTGCTTGTAAgctaaggctgttttttttttttaacaatttaattggaaacctgcatgtgtgtgtgtgtgtgtgtgtgtgtgtgtgtgtgtgtgtgtgtgtgtgtgtgtgtgtatttattttatttttttctctttttttctgttatttatatttcagggATCTGACATCATGTTtcaatgacagttactgtactttgAAATGTGGAATTAAAACGTCAAATGGAAATTTGTCTGGTTTGATCAATCATTATTCTTGATaaactgcattatatatataatatataatatatatataaataaataaataagcaagcggCGACCGATCGCTCGAAAATAGCGTTTGCCTCCGACGGGCCGCGGAAGGGTCGCCATTGATATAACGGCGGCGGGACGGCGGTTGGCCCGCGGGCCGGCCGCGGAACGAAGGCGGTAGGAAGGCGGCTGCCGCTTCTAAAAAGCGGCTGCCGCCGGCGGTGCACCGTCAAACGTGTTTGCGATTACGCTATTCTGACGCTTCTACTGCCGCCGGAGCGCCGCCGGCGGTCCGCCGACTCATTGCTATCTGgggtgcttgaaccccggtaaaatgctgcttgcagctttaattattattattattattattcttctgccctagaactgaacgtgcagcccaaaccgtaaggcctagagacttgaaacttggtcagatgatagagctcaatttggggagaacctatcaaagtctcagcccaattgGCCAATAGGGGGCGCTACAGTGATAAAAAATGCGTTTGtgctaatagctcctaaaccgcttgtgatagagccaaaaatttaacatttctggaatccgtgggtcatgcgaaattaaaaacggtcactctgattttgggtctaggaggcctcgttttttcgcaaattttacgtatgtccaaaacctacttttgcgaactagtcctaggtttttcgcccaatctgaaccaaaccactgcagaaatgttctctgcccagtgaatatcaataattatcaaaaaaaagtagaaatttcgACTCACTGTTGTAATGGGATGCCAAAATGTTTgaaagtcgaggaccaattttacgcaacaggctataactcatgaatgaaatgagatatcttaaccaaactcGCTGAACATTTGTATGAGctaaaactttggtcaaataaaaaaaatttcacacctctgccacttgggggcgctataaaaatagaaaacacataaatggctataactaggcaaccgttggctcgatcgacttgaaaattggtatgccaTG from Carassius auratus strain Wakin unplaced genomic scaffold, ASM336829v1 scaf_tig00055736, whole genome shotgun sequence harbors:
- the LOC113090491 gene encoding uncharacterized protein LOC113090491 isoform X3, whose amino-acid sequence is MSSYWAKRRRILKGVERDKQEIAAANDALLAVIPDFDQVNPPVNEHSTWEKHHFKFMKGAECWQEAMRYLVRFQTGSSVETTDDDKKRKRKRISNSKYRPQASSDEEESSLPDAPAVLSFGQPLLSFENIVPGNKVSVLPDAPEVASIPENQENVVPSVDFRGEPGFSPEIQTPLHRAKSLSTRHLTGYSPQQFLDERCRARQVLSFTPPAANLPWQHMGENAGGESHRSVIGPWTPLASRVQHEVFSYEDFQRLQNEKQAVMEENQALREENQALREENQALREENQALRESTARAASDDSGSLQEQVKQVGTMLKTFARTGQSGADQTLMLRRLGEFGDVVRSMDNKMDTMLQHFSANVSVGELSLPGDLLLPLDTQEDLALLDNSLRQDKELQERFLRFLAIKCGRDLKTTVWRMLQSIFSNHLSINTTWTGVGDKACFRDTFLKTIVQRAIRKNPATQDATDEAIQVNVTRYLKGASDREGGKRRRTAERDPQPTP
- the LOC113090491 gene encoding uncharacterized protein LOC113090491 isoform X6, which codes for MQVNVDGLPLFKSSNAQFWPVLGLIEQYVCNVQQNKLPFVIGLYYGKKKPSSLHFLNPFVEEAQRLEAEGVLFERRALPFKISTFICDAPARALVRNVKGHSGYYGCDKCVQKGVHYENRMTFPQTDSAPRLDHAVRDELSDDSHQCGETPLALLSVGLVTQFPLDYMHLVCLGVTRKLLHLWLKGRRLTRFSPSMVKELSRVLLTFTPHVPCEFNRKQRSMEDVERWKATEFRQFLLYTGPVSLKGLVPTQVYNNFMLLSVGITILLNVSLCADLADYAHRILVLFVDHCSKLYGKEHVTYNMHGLVHLSQDAKKYGVLDNISCFPFENFLGCLKKLLRKPAQPLEQVVRRLSERSQHRRTNISKTRSLREHNHGPLLNGLSVKKQYEECYFQDFVVKRSEGDNCVLLENKDIVVIQNVVVDEMDNTLLIYKRFLFPLSQNQVSPQKFRLHFTEPRV
- the LOC113090491 gene encoding uncharacterized protein LOC113090491 isoform X5, whose amino-acid sequence is MQVNVDGLPLFKSSNAQFWPVLGLIEQYVCNVQQNKLPFVIGLYYGKKKPSSLHFLNPFVEEAQRLEAEGVLFERRALPFKISTFICDAPARALVRNVKGHSGYYGCDKCVQKGVHYENRMTFPQTDSAPRLDHAVRDELSDDSHQCGETPLALLSVGLVTQFPLDYMHLVCLGVTRKLLHLWLKGRRLTRFSPSMVKELSRVLLTFTPHVPCEFNRKQRSMEDVERWKATEFRQFLLYTGPVSLKGLVPTQVYNNFMLLSVGITILLNVSLCADLADYAHRILVLFVDHCSKLYGKEHVTYNMHGLVHLSQDAKKYGVLDNISCFPFENFLGCLKKLLRKPAQPLEQVVRRLSERSQHRRTNISKTRSLREHNHGPLLNGLSVKKQYEECYFQDFVVKRSEGDNCVLLENKDIVVIQNVVVDEMDNTLLIYKRFLFPLSQNQVSPQKFRLHFTEPRV
- the LOC113090491 gene encoding uncharacterized protein LOC113090491 isoform X1 codes for the protein MTAFFEGMLFAIVQFIDEEDQPFAVVPQVWLSEGMCYWPPFNLRKKDKGNNLAIRCTPPHSTWEKHHFKFMKGAECWQEAMRYLVRFQTGSSVETTDDDKKRKRKRISNSKYRPQASSDEEESSLPDAPAVLSFGQPLLSFENIVPGNKVSVLPDAPEVASIPENQENVVPSVDFRGEPGFSPEIQTPLHRAKSLSTRHLTGYSPQQFLDERCRARQVLSFTPPAANLPWQHMGENAGGESHRSVIGPWTPLASRVQHEVFSYEDFQRLQNEKQAVMEENQALREENQALREENQALREENQALRESTARAASDDSGSLQEQVKQVGTMLKTFARTGQSGADQTLMLRRLGEFGDVVRSMDNKMDTMLQHFSANVSVGELSLPGDLLLPLDTQEDLALLDNSLRQDKELQERFLRFLAIKCGRDLKTTVWRMLQSIFSNHLSINTTWTGVGDKACFRDTFLKTIVQRAIRKNPATQDATDEAIQVNVTRYLKGASDREGGKRRRTAERDPQPTP
- the LOC113090491 gene encoding uncharacterized protein LOC113090491 isoform X4 yields the protein MTAFFEGMLFAIVQFIDEEDQPFAVVPQVWLSEGMCYWPPFNLRKKDKGNNLAIRCTPPHSTWEKHHFKFMKGAECWQEAMRYLVRFQTGSSVETTDDDKKRKRKRISNSKYRPQASSDEEESSLPDAPAVLSFGQPLLSFENIVPGNKVSVLPDAPEVASIPENQENVVPSVDFRGEPGFSPEIQTPLHRAKSLSTRHLTGYSPQQFLDERCRARQVLSFTPPAANLPWQHMGENAGDFQRLQNEKQAVMEENQALREENQALREENQALREENQALRESTARAASDDSGSLQEQVKQVGTMLKTFARTGQSGADQTLMLRRLGEFGDVVRSMDNKMDTMLQHFSANVSVGELSLPGDLLLPLDTQEDLALLDNSLRQDKELQERFLRFLAIKCGRDLKTTVWRMLQSIFSNHLSINTTWTGVGDKACFRDTFLKTIVQRAIRKNPATQDATDEAIQVNVTRYLKGASDREGGKRRRTAERDPQPTP
- the LOC113090491 gene encoding uncharacterized protein LOC113090491 isoform X2, which codes for MLFAIVQFIDEEDQPFAVVPQVWLSEGMCYWPPFNLRKKDKGNNLAIRCTPPHSTWEKHHFKFMKGAECWQEAMRYLVRFQTGSSVETTDDDKKRKRKRISNSKYRPQASSDEEESSLPDAPAVLSFGQPLLSFENIVPGNKVSVLPDAPEVASIPENQENVVPSVDFRGEPGFSPEIQTPLHRAKSLSTRHLTGYSPQQFLDERCRARQVLSFTPPAANLPWQHMGENAGGESHRSVIGPWTPLASRVQHEVFSYEDFQRLQNEKQAVMEENQALREENQALREENQALREENQALRESTARAASDDSGSLQEQVKQVGTMLKTFARTGQSGADQTLMLRRLGEFGDVVRSMDNKMDTMLQHFSANVSVGELSLPGDLLLPLDTQEDLALLDNSLRQDKELQERFLRFLAIKCGRDLKTTVWRMLQSIFSNHLSINTTWTGVGDKACFRDTFLKTIVQRAIRKNPATQDATDEAIQVNVTRYLKGASDREGGKRRRTAERDPQPTP
- the LOC113090491 gene encoding uncharacterized protein LOC113090491 isoform X7 translates to MRYLVRFQTGSSVETTDDDKKRKRKRISNSKYRPQASSDEEESSLPDAPAVLSFGQPLLSFENIVPGNKVSVLPDAPEVASIPENQENVVPSVDFRGEPGFSPEIQTPLHRAKSLSTRHLTGYSPQQFLDERCRARQVLSFTPPAANLPWQHMGENAGGESHRSVIGPWTPLASRVQHEVFSYEDFQRLQNEKQAVMEENQALREENQALREENQALREENQALRESTARAASDDSGSLQEQVKQVGTMLKTFARTGQSGADQTLMLRRLGEFGDVVRSMDNKMDTMLQHFSANVSVGELSLPGDLLLPLDTQEDLALLDNSLRQDKELQERFLRFLAIKCGRDLKTTVWRMLQSIFSNHLSINTTWTGVGDKACFRDTFLKTIVQRAIRKNPATQDATDEAIQVNVTRYLKGASDREGGKRRRTAERDPQPTP